One region of Epilithonimonas zeae genomic DNA includes:
- a CDS encoding YceI family protein, protein MKKLTVLALASAALMFTACNDKKETVKDAQEVAAKTGEAYKVDLATSKVDWKAFHKGGFAPRWGTLNLKSGEITVENDAVTSGDFVIDMTTLKVDPASVTEADKKPADLEAHLKNEDFFNVTKNPTSDFKITSVADLAGELPKDAVAGANKTVSGNLTLLGKTLNVSFPAKVTVAEGKAAIEAKFTVNRADWGIKFGTDETDPAEWMISKDIEIGINVNAAK, encoded by the coding sequence ATGAAAAAATTAACGGTATTAGCATTGGCAAGCGCTGCTTTGATGTTTACAGCTTGTAACGACAAAAAAGAAACAGTAAAAGATGCGCAGGAAGTTGCAGCAAAAACTGGTGAAGCTTACAAAGTAGATTTGGCTACATCAAAAGTGGATTGGAAAGCTTTCCACAAGGGAGGTTTTGCACCAAGATGGGGAACACTTAACCTGAAATCTGGAGAAATTACAGTTGAAAATGATGCGGTAACTTCTGGAGATTTTGTAATCGATATGACCACTTTGAAAGTTGATCCTGCGTCTGTAACAGAGGCTGATAAAAAACCGGCTGACCTGGAAGCTCACTTAAAGAATGAAGATTTCTTCAATGTTACTAAAAATCCAACTTCTGATTTCAAAATTACTTCTGTAGCGGATTTGGCTGGAGAACTTCCAAAAGATGCCGTTGCTGGTGCTAACAAAACTGTGAGCGGAAACTTGACATTGTTGGGAAAAACACTTAACGTTTCTTTCCCTGCGAAAGTGACTGTTGCTGAAGGTAAAGCGGCTATTGAAGCTAAGTTTACTGTGAACAGAGCAGATTGGGGAATCAAGTTCGGGACTGACGAGACGGATCCGGCTGAATGGATGATCAGCAAGGACATCGAAATTGGCATCAATGTGAATGCTGCTAAATAA
- a CDS encoding polysaccharide deacetylase family protein: MKKTFAEKSNHLIFLGTAALIVSAVFFLNSCNKKSKQVASSKTHSEKVVPKTAKVISTKPEIPDDPNKRYIYLTFDDGPNKGTENLLKIINKYQIPVTSFIVGKHAYDSKTQAKNLKELEIHELVELANHSYSHAENKYSEFYKNPEKVVHDFDRAKDSLKFKNKYARTPGRNIWRTSDINNTDIKSSKTAADELQRAGYVLVGWDLEWKPDNTMKLKGSHQQMAKRVDSIFFNDLEKTSRHLVFLTHDQYLQDDDSVKELDLFISGLQNSNRFEFRKISDYPGINDILK; encoded by the coding sequence ATGAAAAAAACTTTTGCTGAAAAATCAAATCATTTGATTTTTCTTGGGACTGCTGCTTTAATCGTTAGCGCAGTATTTTTTTTGAATTCCTGTAACAAAAAATCAAAACAGGTAGCAAGTTCAAAAACACATTCAGAAAAAGTTGTCCCCAAAACAGCAAAAGTGATTTCCACAAAACCGGAGATTCCCGACGACCCAAACAAACGTTACATCTATCTGACCTTTGACGATGGTCCGAATAAAGGAACAGAAAACCTTCTGAAAATCATCAACAAATATCAGATCCCTGTAACATCTTTCATCGTAGGAAAACACGCTTATGATAGCAAAACACAAGCTAAAAACCTGAAAGAATTAGAAATTCACGAATTGGTAGAATTAGCCAATCACAGCTATTCTCACGCAGAAAACAAATACTCTGAATTTTATAAAAACCCTGAGAAAGTAGTTCACGATTTTGACCGGGCTAAGGACAGTTTAAAATTCAAAAACAAATATGCGAGAACCCCTGGACGGAATATCTGGAGAACTTCTGACATCAATAATACCGATATCAAAAGCTCTAAAACTGCCGCAGACGAATTACAAAGAGCAGGTTATGTTTTGGTTGGGTGGGATCTTGAATGGAAACCTGACAATACAATGAAACTGAAAGGTTCTCATCAACAAATGGCAAAACGCGTGGACAGTATATTTTTCAATGATTTGGAAAAGACTTCCCGACATTTGGTTTTTCTCACGCACGACCAATATCTTCAGGATGACGATTCGGTTAAAGAATTGGATTTGTTTATTTCCGGCTTGCAGAACAGCAACCGTTTTGAGTTTAGAAAAATATCGGATTATCCTGGGATTAATGATATCTTGAAATAA
- a CDS encoding TIGR02757 family protein: MNEKDIFDLLNEKAELYNSPDFITDDPIQIPHRFSLKQDIEISGFLSASIAWGNRKSIINDANKMMELMGSSPYDFVMNFTDSDLKKIPQKAIHRTFNHEDFIFFLKNFKRIYNQFESLEDAFLINENEINFYHSIERFRNHFISEKHRGQKHVSSPYKNSASKRLIMFLRWMVRKDKKGVDFGIWEKIEPKFLSVPLDVHTANISRKLGILTRKQNDWKAVEELDLILRKYNADDPAIYDFALFGLGVSKEFE; this comes from the coding sequence TTGAACGAAAAAGACATTTTCGATTTGCTGAATGAAAAAGCAGAACTTTACAATTCTCCGGATTTTATTACTGATGACCCAATTCAGATTCCGCATCGTTTTTCTTTGAAACAGGACATTGAGATTTCAGGATTTCTATCTGCAAGCATTGCGTGGGGAAACAGAAAATCGATTATCAATGATGCCAACAAAATGATGGAATTAATGGGGAGTTCACCATACGATTTTGTGATGAATTTTACTGATTCTGATTTAAAAAAGATTCCACAAAAAGCCATTCACAGAACTTTCAACCACGAAGATTTTATTTTCTTCCTGAAGAATTTTAAAAGAATTTATAACCAATTTGAAAGTTTGGAAGATGCATTTCTGATTAATGAAAACGAAATCAATTTCTATCATTCTATCGAACGTTTCCGTAATCATTTCATTTCTGAAAAACATCGTGGACAAAAACACGTGAGTTCACCTTACAAAAATTCGGCTTCCAAAAGGTTAATAATGTTTTTGCGATGGATGGTTCGGAAAGATAAAAAAGGCGTTGATTTTGGAATTTGGGAAAAAATTGAACCGAAGTTTCTCTCCGTTCCGTTGGATGTTCATACAGCCAATATTTCAAGAAAATTAGGAATACTAACCAGAAAACAAAACGATTGGAAAGCGGTGGAAGAATTGGATTTGATTCTTAGAAAATATAATGCTGATGACCCGGCAATTTATGATTTTGCCTTATTTGGACTCGGTGTTTCTAAGGAATTTGAATAG
- the pafA gene encoding alkaline phosphatase PafA: MFRKIQIFVLAVATFGNVSAQKSKLNSGERPKLVVGLVVDQMRWDYLYRFEKKFGEGGFKRLLGEGYSFNNVHIPYIPTVTAIGHTSIYTGSVPSIHGIAGNDWTDKATGKNVYCTTDDSVNPVGTDNKRNGSHSPKNLWSTTITDQLRIASNFRSKVVGVSLKDRASILPAGHNPTGAFWFDDSAGNFITSSYYMNELPKWVKDFNDQKVPEKLLANGWETALPINQYTESTADNVEWEYPVGTAKEPVFPYKNLLSDYATKKGVIRTTPFGNTLTLKFAEAALDNYALGKGTETDFLAINLASTDYVGHSYGPNSIEVEDTYIRLDRDLAAFFKMLDEKVGKNDYLVFLSADHGGANAEGFLRANKILGGFFDEGMEKNLGAELEKKYANSKLILGIDNYQIYLNQNLIKEKNLDEEAIKTTIIDNLNKDPRVLYAVDLKKIGSSAIPEPIKSRAINGYNWQRSGDIQIISHDGMLPTYAKKGTTHSVWNSYDSHIPLIFMGWGIKHGESNGDYYMTDIAPTISALLHIEFPSGAVGKPITEVIGR; the protein is encoded by the coding sequence ATGTTCAGGAAAATTCAGATTTTCGTTTTGGCGGTGGCCACATTCGGAAATGTCAGTGCACAAAAATCAAAATTAAATTCAGGGGAAAGACCAAAACTAGTTGTAGGACTTGTTGTAGACCAGATGCGTTGGGATTATCTCTACCGTTTTGAAAAGAAATTTGGAGAAGGCGGTTTCAAGAGATTGTTGGGAGAAGGTTATTCATTCAATAACGTTCATATACCTTACATCCCAACCGTTACAGCCATTGGTCATACTTCCATTTATACTGGTTCTGTGCCTTCCATTCACGGGATTGCCGGGAACGACTGGACGGACAAAGCGACAGGGAAGAACGTTTATTGTACAACCGATGACAGTGTCAATCCGGTTGGAACGGATAATAAAAGAAACGGAAGTCATTCTCCAAAAAATCTTTGGTCCACAACCATTACAGACCAACTGAGAATTGCCAGTAATTTCAGGTCAAAAGTCGTTGGAGTTTCTTTGAAAGACCGTGCTTCGATTTTGCCTGCTGGTCACAATCCGACGGGTGCTTTTTGGTTTGATGATTCTGCCGGAAACTTTATCACGAGCTCTTATTATATGAATGAATTGCCGAAATGGGTAAAAGATTTCAACGACCAGAAAGTTCCTGAAAAATTGTTGGCAAACGGTTGGGAAACAGCTCTGCCAATTAATCAATATACTGAAAGTACAGCTGATAATGTAGAATGGGAATATCCTGTAGGAACGGCAAAAGAACCGGTTTTTCCATATAAAAATCTTTTATCAGATTATGCGACTAAAAAAGGCGTTATCAGAACAACACCTTTTGGAAATACTTTGACGCTCAAATTTGCAGAAGCAGCTTTGGATAATTATGCTTTAGGAAAAGGAACTGAAACAGATTTTCTGGCGATCAACTTAGCTTCTACGGATTATGTAGGACATTCTTATGGTCCCAATTCTATCGAAGTTGAAGATACTTACATAAGATTAGACAGAGATTTGGCGGCATTTTTCAAAATGTTGGATGAGAAAGTAGGAAAAAATGATTATTTGGTTTTCTTGTCTGCTGATCACGGAGGTGCAAATGCAGAAGGATTTCTGAGAGCTAACAAAATTCTAGGCGGTTTCTTCGACGAAGGAATGGAAAAAAATCTGGGTGCAGAATTGGAAAAGAAATATGCCAATTCTAAATTGATTCTCGGAATCGATAATTATCAAATTTATCTGAACCAGAATCTCATCAAAGAAAAAAACCTGGACGAAGAAGCGATCAAGACCACTATCATCGACAATCTGAACAAAGATCCAAGAGTTTTGTACGCTGTAGATTTGAAGAAGATTGGTTCATCAGCGATTCCGGAGCCTATAAAATCCCGAGCGATCAATGGCTACAATTGGCAGAGAAGCGGCGATATACAAATCATTTCTCACGATGGGATGCTGCCGACTTATGCTAAAAAAGGAACAACACACAGCGTTTGGAATTCCTACGATTCGCATATTCCATTGATTTTTATGGGCTGGGGAATCAAACATGGCGAGAGCAATGGTGATTATTATATGACCGATATAGCACCGACAATCTCCGCACTTCTCCACATCGAATTCCCAAGTGGCGCCGTTGGAAAACCAATTACGGAAGTGATTGGAAGATAA